The Benincasa hispida cultivar B227 chromosome 11, ASM972705v1, whole genome shotgun sequence genome has a segment encoding these proteins:
- the LOC120091608 gene encoding uncharacterized protein LOC120091608: MGKQTKARKSENASKGTGNVTPVQVAFIVDRYLSDNNYAETRSFFRLEASSLIAKSPIQEAPKSLLSLEAMLDEYISLKEQKVILNQERRCLEQEKIRVHTLLQGMQTVMSAYNSSGRSSTPSISAAPDKVAAVGQSASPVGCPINIKQPVRPEVTPQNPNGGSQSFITPVNNDLEANKRKSSKTSIVVPPASKRSRNKSSSRKSASKDADALSQSTEAGNVQSTVQHSNEIQSSSPNCLPNESVVQGSSVVKCLFNQPSFSIPTNSSGPKTPPRANSCQSDKSTSPHEISSAADCSNNNTPQGVSPTGCTVISSKRVTISPYKQIAYYSVERNHSILSPSPVKTNSKRQGNRDHVKGRLDFDITDIPISSDKGIESEIYASESEKQLDIFDIDFPSLDVFGEDFSFTEMLADLDMECEVTGCSSVPTLGASTDTLSGSSHESMDCNVETNQMMSEYSSTVTQILAGKELNTEGMDSLTAVKSTTKCITILSPAKKL, encoded by the exons ATTGTTGATAGATATCTATCCGATAACAACTACGCCGAAACGCGTTCTTTTTTTAgacttgaagcttcatcactcATTGCAAAATCTCCCATCCAAGAG GCTCCGAAGAGCTTGCTGAGCTTAGAGGCGATGTTGGATGAGTACATCAGTTTGAAAGAGCAAAAGGTGATTCTGAATCAAGAAAGAAGGTGTTTGGAGCAAGAGAAGATTCGTGTACACACTCTTCTGCAGGGTATGCAGACCGTCATGAGTGCTTATAATTCCAGTGGAAGGTCTTCAACACCTTCGATTTCAGCTGCTCCAGATAAAGTTGCAGCTGTTGGTCAATCAGCATCTCCAGTAG GTTGCCCCATCAATATCAAACAACCTGTTCGTCCAGAGGTCACACCTCAGAATCCAAATGGCGGATCTCAAAGTTTTATTACACCCGTTAATAATGATCTGGAGGCAAATAAGAGAAAAAGCTCCAAGACTTCCATTGTTGTTCCTCCGGCTTCTAAGAGATCTCGAAATAAATCATCTTCTAGGAAGTCAGCTAGCAAAG ATGCTGATGCACTTTCCCAATCAACTGAAGCTGGTAATGTTCAATCAACGGTTCAGCATTCTAACGAAATTCAGTCATCATCTCCTAATTGCCTTCCTAATGAGTCTGTGGTTCAAGGatcaagtgttgtaaaatgttTATTCAACCAGCCTTCATTCTCTATTCCAACCAATTCTTCTGGTCCAAAGACTCCCCCCCGTGCAAATTCCTGTCAAAGTGACAAGTCTACATCCCCACATGAAATTTCCTCTGCTGCTGATTGCAGTAACAACAATACTCCACAAGGCGTTAGTCCTACTGGCTGCACTGTAATTTCATCTAAAAGAGTGACAATCAGTCCTTACAAGCAAATTGCTTACTATTCTGTGGAGAGGAACCATAGCATTTTATCTCCTTCCCCTGTCAAGACGAACTCAAAAAGACAGGGTAATAGAGATCACGTGAAGGGACGGCTAGATTTTGACATCACAGATATACCCATCAGCTCAGACAAggggattgaaagtgaaatttaTGCATCCGAGTCCGAAAAGCAGTTGGACATTTTTGACATTGACTTCCCTTCTCTAGATGTTTTTGGAgaagatttttcttttactGAAATGTTAGCTGATTTGGATATGGAATGTGAAGTAACTGGTTGTTCATCCGTCCCAACCTTGGGTGCTTCTACAGACACTCTTTCTGG GTCATCTCATGAGTCCATGGACTGTAATGTGGAGACTAATCAGATGATGTCAGAATATTCATCAACTGTGACACAAATTTTAGCTGGGAAAGAGTTAAATACAGAAG GCATGGACTCTTTGACAGCAGTGAAGTCCACAACAAAATGCATAACAATTTTAAGCCCAG CCAAGAAATTGTAG